From the genome of Nicotiana sylvestris chromosome 2, ASM39365v2, whole genome shotgun sequence, one region includes:
- the LOC104231759 gene encoding heavy metal-associated isoprenylated plant protein 22-like — protein MGALHYLSNCCIVTSTRTNRKPMQTVEIKVKMDCDGCERKVKNAVNSMKGVKTVEVNRKQNRVTVSGYIDPNKVLKSVKSTGKMAIFWPYVPYDLVSYPYVAQAYDKKAPPGFVKNVRQANADEHTITYLFSDDNPNACSIM, from the exons ATGGGTGCTCTTCACTATCTTTCAAACTGTTGTATTGTCACTAGCACAAGAACCAATAGGAAACCCATGCAG ACAGTAGAGATAAAAGTGAAAATGGACTGTGATGGATGTGAAAGGAAAGTCAAGAATGCCGTTAACAGCATGAAAG GTGTGAAAACAGTGGAAGTGAACAGAAAGCAAAACAGGGTGACAGTGAGTGGTTATATAGACCCAAACAAAGTACTGAAGAGTGTAAAAAGCACTGGGAAAATGGCAATATTCTGGCCATATGTCCCTTATGATCTTGTCTCCTATCCATACGTAGCTCAAGCTTATGACAAAAAAGCTCCTCCTGGTTTTGTTAAAAATGTTCGGCAGGCAAATGCAGATGAACATACGATTACTTACCTCTTCAGTGACGACAATccaaatgcttgttccattatgTGA